The genomic window GGGTAAATATCGTCAGCCAGCAAAGAATTTGGTATTAAATAAAATCGATTTAGTAGTAGCTCCTGGCGAAAAAATTGGCATAATAGGAGCAAATGGAGCAGGGAAGTCAACGCTACTTAAAGTTATTTGTGGTATTCTACAACCAACCAGTGGCAAAGTTCGGGTACGGGGACATATTGCGCCTCTAATTGAGTTGGGCGCAGGGTTCGATCCTGAAATTTCTGTAGAAGACAATATTCTTCTGTATGGAGTGTTGTTAGGATTTTCTAGAGCAGAAATGCGGCAAAGAATACCTTCAATTTTAGAGTTTTCTGAGTTACAAGATTATGCTTTCATGCCAGTAAAAGCTTTATCATCAGGTATGGTAGCGCGTTTAGGGTTTGCGATCGCAACAGACGTACAACCAGATATTTTAATTCTAGATGAAGTTCTTTCCGTAGGAGATGAAAGTTTTAAAAACAAGTGTCAGCAGCGCATCAACAAGTTTTGGAGTGCAAATGCAACGATATTAGTAGTATCTCACGATCTAGAATTTATTGAAAAATCATGTGGCAAAGTAATATGGTTAGACAAAGGGCAGTTAAAGTTTATTGGCGAGTCTCAAGAAGCAGTTTCTTGTTACCTTAATATTGTTTGACTAGATAACCAATTATGAATGTGCATAGGATTACTATAATTAGATTAATAGCTGCTTTTTTTATAATGTAAATATAATTTTATTCACATAAATTACCTTACTAAACAAATCGAATGAATTTGAACGGAATTAATGTATTAATAGATTGCTATAACTTAGAACTTATTCAAGGTACAGGTATAAAAACCTATGGTATAAGTTTAATTAAAGCTTTAAATTTGCTTGAAGCAAATGTGAATTTATTATGCAGTCGTTCTAGTGGGAGTCCTAAGTCAATTTTAAATGAAGTATTA from Synechocystis sp. PCC 7509 includes these protein-coding regions:
- a CDS encoding ABC transporter ATP-binding protein; translated protein: MEVIRLEQVSLWRRTQEEFSYDLKKTILSILQGKYRQPAKNLVLNKIDLVVAPGEKIGIIGANGAGKSTLLKVICGILQPTSGKVRVRGHIAPLIELGAGFDPEISVEDNILLYGVLLGFSRAEMRQRIPSILEFSELQDYAFMPVKALSSGMVARLGFAIATDVQPDILILDEVLSVGDESFKNKCQQRINKFWSANATILVVSHDLEFIEKSCGKVIWLDKGQLKFIGESQEAVSCYLNIV